Genomic window (Arcobacter aquimarinus):
AATTATTGGAACAAATGATGCTAAAAGATTGATTTTTGTACAATTTCGTATGACAAAAACAGTAAAGAATCAAGTATTAAAATATTTATATAATTTAAAATCTTTTGGATATGAATATCACGAGCCTTTAAATTTTTTTACATCAGAAGTTAAAAATTTTAAATTACCTAATAATTTAAAAGATTTAAAAACAAGTGTTGAACACTGTTATTTATGTGAACTTTCGAAGTGTAGAAAAAATGTTCTTTTTGGTTATGGAAATTTGAATGCGAAAATTATGTTTATAAATGATGAACCAACTAAAACAGAGGATGAGTTATCAACATTTTATGTTGGAAATTCAGGTGAACTATTATCTAAAATGATAGAAAATGTATTAAATATTAAAAAAGAGGATGTGTATATAACAACTTTGGTGAAATGTCGAAGTTTAAATGGAGCTACAAATTCTAATATGGAAGTTTGTAATGACTATTTGTTAAAACAAATAGAATTAATTAAACCAAAATTAATTGTTGCATTAGGAGAGAAAAGTTATTCATTTTTATTAAATCAAAATGATAATTTTTCTCAAATAAGAGGTAAAGAATTAAGTTTTAATTCAATACCCTTAATTGCAACATTTTCACCAACTTTTTTATTAAGAAATCCCTCTTTTAAAAAAGATGCTTACTATGATATGTTGAAAGTCAAAAGTTATATGGAGGATTTATGTTAAGACAGATATTAGCATTAACTATCTTTGCATTTTTATTTTTTGGATGTACACAAAAACAAGTTGTTGAATTAAAACTTCCTTCAAAAGATAAAGTAGAGAAAAAAGTTGTACAGGATAAAAAAGTTGAAGAAGATGGTGTTACAATTATTGAAGAATTAGTTCCAATTGATATTCAAGAAAGTGACAATATCATTGAAGAGAATATTCCTGTAAGTGAAAATGAATTAAATCAGATAGATTCATCTGATTTAATCTCTCAACAAGAGAGTTTACAAATAGATGGTACAAGAGCTAAAATGCAAGTTGCATTTATTTATCCCTCTTCTCTTGTTTCAAAATATGCAAGAAATTCCTTAAATACTATTTCAGGATATTTGTCTTATCAAAAAGCTGATTATAATCTATTTGTTGTAGATAGCGAAAATGAGAGTGAATTTAATATTAACGATGCTTTTTCAAAAGTTAAGGAAAAAGGTATTACAAAAGTGATTGCATTATTTACTCCAAATGCTTTAAATAGTATTAATAAAGTTGTTACTAGTGATATGAAGGTATATCTACCTTTGATAGAGAAAAAAGATTTCTTAGAAGATAATGATAGTTTAATTTTTGGTTCTATTTCTTATGATGAGCAACTTAAAAAATTAAGTTATTATTCAATTGGAAATAATGCAATGTTTTATCAAGATTCATATCTTGGTTCAAAATTAAGAAGAACTTATGATTCTTTGATTCCTGATACAAGTGTTAGAAAAGAGATTAAGAAAAATGAAAAAAATTTTAGAAGTATCGTAAATGATTATAGATTAAGAAATGCTTCTTTATATTTAAATACAGATATTGTTAAAACTTCTTTAATTTTATCTCAATTAAGAGCTTATGATGTATTTCCAAAAATTATATTTTCTACCCAAATCGCTTATGATCCAATGTTGATGGTATTAACTCAGGATAAAGATAGAGAAAGATTAGTTATTGCTAATTCAATTGATGATGTTAATAGTAAATTAAAAGATGAAATAACTACTTTGGGTGGAAATATTACTTTTGAATGGGTTGATTATTCTACTTTAGTTGGAATAAATTATTTATTTTATGATAATAATTCATCTTTAATCCCAACACAAGTTGTGAATAATGAAGTAATATATACACCAAGATTATTTAAAAGTACAGAAATAGGCTTTTTAGAAATTAAGTAAAAATTAGATAAAATCGCGAATATTTATAGAAATGGAGTTAGAATTTGAGAACACATTATTGTACAGATGTAACTGAAACAAAAATTGGTGAAACTGTAACTGTTGCTGGTTGGGTAAACAGTAGACGTGACCACGGTGGAATTATATTTATAGATTTAAGAGATAAAAGTGGATTAGTTCAACTAGTTGCAGATCCAAGCGATAGCAAAGATGCATTAGCGATTGCAGAAACTGTTAGAGATGAATATGTTTTAATTGCAACAGGTGTTGTAAGAGCAAGAGGTGAGGGACTAGAAAATCCAAATCTTAAAACAGGAAAAATTGAAATTGTATTAAAAGATTTAGTTATTGAAAACAAATCAAAACCAATGCCATTTGATATTAATGATGAAAAAGTAAATGATGAAATTAAATTAAGAAATAGATTTTTAGAATTAAGATCAAATAAATCATTTAATATTTTTCAACTAAGAAGTAAAGCAGCTATTCAAGTTAGAAATACTTTAGATGAATTAGGATTCTTAGATGTTGAAACTCCAATCTTAACAAAATCAACTCCAGAAGGAGCAAGAGATTATTTGGTTCCATCAAGAGTTCATCCAGGTGAATTTTATGCTTTACCTCAATCTCCACAATTATTTAAACAATTATTAATGGTTGCAGGGTTTGATAGATACTTTCAAATTGCAAAATGTTTTAGAGATGAAGATTTAAGAGCTGATAGACAACCTGAATTTACTCAAATAGACGTTGAGATGTCTTTTTGTACGCAAGATGATGTAATTGCAGTTGCAGAAAGATTAATTTATGATGTATTTACTAAATGTGGAAAGACAGTTCCTAAAACATTTAGAAGAATGAAATATTCTGAAGCTATGGAAAAATATGGTTCTGATAAACCAGATTTAAGATTTGATATGCCACTTGTTGATGTTATTGATATTTTTGCAAACTCAACAAATGAAATTTTTGCAGATATTGCAAAAGATAAAAAAAATAATAGAATCAAAGCTTTAAAATGTAAAAATGGAGATAACATCTTCTCTAAAAGACAAATGAAAGGTTTTGAAGATTATGTAAGAAAATTTGGAGCTAAAGGTTTAGGTTATTTCCAAATGAAAGAAGATGGATTAAAAGGTCCATTGACTAAATTCTTTAGTGATGCTGATTTAGAAGAGATTGTAAAAGTAACTGAACTTGAAGTTGGCGATGTTGTATTCTTTGGAGCAGGAGCTAAAAAAATAGTTTGGGATTATATGGGAAGATTTAGATTATTCCTTGCATCTGAGATGAATATAGTTCCAGCTGATGCTTTAGAATTTTTATGGGTTGTAGATTTCCCAATGTTTGAAGTTGAAGATGGAAGAACAAAAGCATTACACCATCCATTTACAATGCCAAAATCACTTGATAATATCGATGATTTAGAAGAGATAGAATCAATTGCTTATGATATTGTTTTAAATGGAACAGAGCTAGGTGGTGGAAGTATCAGAATTCATAAAGAAGAGATTCAATCAAAAGTATTTGAATTAATGGGAATTTCACAAGAAGAAGCAAGAGAAAAATTTGGATTCTTACTTGATGCACTGCAATATGGAGCACCATCACATGGTGGATTTGCAATGGGTCTTGATAGAATGATTATGTTACTTGCTGGAACTGATTCAATCAGAGATGTAATAGCATTTCCTAAAACTCAAAAAGCTCAATGTTTATTAACTCAAGCTCCATCAAGTGTAGATGAAGAGCAATTAAAAGAGTTAAGCATTAGACTTAGAAAAACAGTATCTGATATATAATATTTAAAAAAGAGGTTAAAATGGTAAAAATTTTATTTATATTATTTTTTCCTCTTTTTTTATCTGCTAAATTTCAAGCGATTACTTATTTTCCTTTAGAGACTCATATTGTAAAAAAAATTACACAAGAAGAGATTAAGATAAGGGAAATTTCTACTATTTATAATAATAATTATGAAGAACTTCCTTTTTCCGAAGTTTCAAGATTTTCCAATGCAAAAGTTTTTTTTCATTTTGGTCTAGATGTTGAAAAAAAATATGAAGAAGTTATAAAAAATAGAAATCCAGAACTTATAGTAGTTGATTTGTCTTTGAATATTGAAAAGATAAATAATAATCCTTATATTTGGACTGATCCTCTTTTATTAAGAAAAATTGCACAAAATCTATATGAATCTTTGGTACAAATAGATAAAAATAAAGCTAGTTTATATAAAAAGAATTATGAAAAGTTTTTAGAAGAAATAGATAATACATATCTAAAAATCAAACAAAAACTTAGTAATAGTGAAGTAAATACTATATATGTTTTAGATGATTATTGGGAATATTTTGCAAAAAGATATAGAATAAAAACAATTAAAAAAGATAAGAAGTTTTTACACATAACTGAAGTTCCTGACTTACTTAAATTTACTCAAAAAAATGGGATAAAAAATTTATTATTTTATGATAATTATGATCACAATATTGCAGTATCAATAAGTTCTAATTTAGATGTCAAAATGATTGAAGATAGTATATTTAAAGATAAATGGCAAGTAAATTTATTTTCTCTTACTGAAGAATTAATTAAAAATAAATAAAATTATTTTTACTAAAAGAATAATTTTTATACATTTGTATATAAAAAAAAATCAATACAAAATATATAATTTCTTATAAACTAAAAGCTTAGGAATAAGAGATGTTAAATGATATTGTAAACTATAAAGGTATAAATGTACGAAAAGAGATTTATCCAATAATAAAACATATAGAAGATGTGGAAAAATATAAAGATGAGCTAGGAACATTAGGGTCATCATGGGATATGTTAGCTCTATTAGGTCAACTTGGTGATATAAATATTGATATTGGAAAAACTAAAGAAAATTTTTTAAATCTTACTTCTACACTATTAAATCATTTAAGTGAAGAACAAATAAAAAAAGTTACTCAGGAGATGAATTTTAAAGCTCAAGTTGCAATTGATGTACTTATTAGAAATCTTTTTGAAAGAACAGCTGATATTGGTTTTTTAGCAACAGATGATGATATTAGAACATTCATTCAAACTTTTGTTTCAAAATATAATGATGAAAGTTTAGTTTTAAGACAAAATATACAAAAAAGATTTAAGGAGTATGTCTCTAAATATTCTGTTTATTTTGATATTGTATTAGTTGATACTCATGGAAAAGTAATAGTGCGATTGAATGATGATATAAAAGTCGAAAAAATTGATACATCATTTGTTCAAAAAGTTTTAAACTCAAATGATGATTATGTAGAAACTTATAAATTTCATGATTTTGTTCCTCAATATAAAAAATCTTTAGTTTATTCATATAAGGTTAATAAAACAAATGATTCTAATTCTGAACATTTAGGAGTTCTAAGTCTTTGTTTTAGATTTACTGATGAGATGAATGGAATATTTAATAATTTAATAGATGCAAAAAATAAAGAGTGTTTGTTGATTTTGGATGAAGAGGGATTTGTAATTGCAAGTAGTGATAAAGAGCATATAAATTTAGGTGCAAAACTTCCTATTATTTTAAATGAAAATTATAAACTAATCTCTTTTTCTGGACGCGATTATATTGCCAAAACTTGTCAAACAAATGGTTATCAAGGTTTTTATGGTCTTAAATGGTATGGACATATTATGATACCTTTAGAATATGCTTTTTTGAGTAATGAATTTGAAAGTTTAGAAGTAGATAGTAAAATTATAAATGCGATGATGGAAAATGAACAACATTTTTCAAATGAGCTAAAAGAAGTTTTTAATAAAAGTAAAACTATTCAAGATAATTTATTAAGAGTTATTTGGAATGGAAATATTGCTCAAAGTAAATTAAATTCAGTAAATAGAGAATTTTCAAAATCTTTATTAAATGAGATTGGAATCACAGGAAATAAAGCAAATGCCTCTTTAGAAAATCTAAATCAAACTGTAATCTCTTCGATTTTAAAAGACAGTGAATTTTTATCTTCATTAGCTATTGATATTATGGATAGAAATTTATATGAAAGAGCAAATGATTGTAGATGGTGGGCATTAAACTCTTATTTTAGAGAATCTTTAGATGATTATTCTTCATTAAATCATAAAAAAGATGAGATAAGTTCAATTTTAAAATATATAAATGATTTATATACAGTTTATACAAATCTTATTATTTTTGATAAAAATGGAAAAATAATAGCTGTTTCAAATCAAAAAGAAGATTATTTAGTAGGAAAGATTTTGACTCAAGATTGGGTTGAAAAAACTTTGATGTTAAAAGATACTTCAAAATATAGTGTTTCTAAATTTGAAAAAACAAATTTATACAACAATGAGCCAACTTATATTTATAGTAGTGCAATTAGGTCTTTAAAGGATGAACGAGTAATAATAGGAGGAATAGCAGTTGTTTTTGATTCAACTCCACAGTTTTACGCAATGCTAAATGAAACCTTACCAAAAGATATAAATGGCGAAAAAAAAGAGGGTGTTTTTGCAATATTTACAGATAAAAATAAACAGATAATTGCATCTTCGAATGATGATTTAAGTGTTAATTCATACTTAAATATTGATGATGAGTTTTTTAAGATAAAAAATGCTCAAAATATAAGTAAAATAATAGAATTTGATGGAAGTTATTATTCTGTTGCTGTTAAGTGTTCAAATGGATATAGAGAGTATAAAAGTAGAGTAGATGATTATAAAAATGATGTTTTATGTTTTGTATTTATTCGTATTGGAAAAATAGATAGTTATGATTTTATAGAAAATAGAAAATCAAGATTTTCAACTTCATTAAAAACAAAATTTACTCCTACAAGTGTAGAGTTAGCAACATTTAATTTAGGAAAAAGATTATTAGCTGTAAATGCCAGAAATGTAATAGAATCAATAGGTATTGAAGAGTTACAAGAATCAATTGATATGGATAAAAATAATCACTTTAAAGGTATGGTTTTATATAAAGAGAAATTAATAGCAGTTTTAGATATTAGAGATTTTGTAAATGAAGAAATTACAAATGAAAAACTTACAAATATAATTTTAGTTGAATATGATAAAGATAATATTGAACATTGTGTGGGGCTTTTAGTTTCTTCTTTAGAAAATGTAAGTGTGGTTGAAGAAAAATCTATTCAACATATACAAAATCACTTTTTAGGAACAGGAACATTAATAGAAAGTTTAGTTGAAATTAAAGATTCAGAAGAATCGAAAATAGCTATGCTTTTGGATATTAAAAAAATAGATGAAAATTTAACAAAAAAGATTTAAGATTTTTTATAGTAGGGGTTAAAATCTATTTGGGCATAATACGAAAAAACTAATATATTTTAAAGAAGAAAAATGAGTAATATTAATAAACCAAATAAATTTTTACCTACAACTAAAGAAGAGATGAAACAAAGAGGTTGGGATGAACTAGATGTTGTTCTAATCACAGGAGATGCTTATATAGATTCACCATTTATGGGAATTGCAGTTGTTGGGAGAATCCTTGAAGATATAGGATTAAGAGTTGGAATAATTGGACAACCTGATGTTAATAGTGATGTTGATATAAAAAGAATGGGTGAACCAAAACTTTTTTGGGGAGTAAGTGGTGGAAGTATTGATTCAATGGTTTCAAACTACACAGCAACAAAAAAGTTTAGGAATAGTGATGATTACACTCCAGGTGGAAAAAACAATAAACGACCTGATAGAGCTACTTTAGTATATACAAATTTAATTAGAAGATACTTCAAAAATACAGTTCCTATTGTTTTAGGTGGAATTGAAGCAAGTCTTAGACGACTTACTCATTATGATTATTGGACAAATAAACTTAGAAAACCAATATTATTTGATACAAAAGCTGATTATATGGTTTATGGAATGGGTGAACAAGCTATTATTGATTTGGGAAATTATCTAAAAGAAGGAAAAGACCCAAGAAGTATAAGAGGACTTTGTTATATTTCAAAAGAGCCTGTTGAAGAGTATTTAAGAATTCCTTCACATCAAGAATGTTTGGATGATAAAGAGAAATATATTGATTTATTTAAAGCATTTTATGACAATAATGACCCTGTTTATTCAAAAGGTTTATATCAAGAAGTTGATGGAAGATATTTGATTCAAAATCCACCTAGTAGGCATATGGAAGAAGAAGAGATGGATAAAATAGCTTCTTTTCCATATCAAAGAGATGCTCATCCATATAATGCAAAAGATGGAAAAGTAAAATGTCTTGAAACTATCAAATTTTCTATTATGACTCATCATGGGTGTTGGGGAGAATGTAACTTCTGTGCAATTGCAGCTCACCAAGGACGAACAATACGAACTAGAAGTGAAAAAAATATTTTAGCAGAAGCAAAACATTTTACAACAATGAGAGATTTCAAAGGAATTATTTCAGATGTTGGAGGACCAACAGCAAATATGTATGGTTATGAGTGTAAGAAAAAAATAAATCTTGGAACTTGTGTTGATAATAAAAGATGTGTAGATGCCCATAGACTTTGCCGAACAATGAAAGTTGACCATAGTAGAAACATACAACTTTTAAAAGATATTAGAGCCGTTCCTGGAATCAAAAAAGCATTTGTAGCTTCAGGGGTTAGATATGATTTAATTACAGCTGATAAAAAATATGGAAAAGAGTATTTAAAAGAGATGATAGATCATCATATTTCAGGACAAATGAAAGTAGCACCTGAACATACAAACGATGAAGTTTTACATCATATGGGAAAACCTGGAAAACAAACTTTAGTTGATTTTAAAAAGATGTATGATGATTTAAATAAAGAATCAGGGAAAAAACAGTTTTTAACATATTATTTAATTGCTGCACATCCAGGTTGTGAAGAAAAACATATGCACGAACTAAAACAATTTACAACTCATGAACTTAAAATGAATCCAGAACAAGCTCAGGTATTTACTCCAACACCGGGAACTTACTCAGCTGTTATGTATTATACAGAAATGGATCCATTTACAAAGAAAAAGATTTTTGTTGAAAAAGACCAGAGAAGAAAAGAGAGACAAAAAGAGATTGTTGTAGCAAAAAATGCTTTTGCAAGTTCAAATAAGAAAAAAAGTTCAAGTTCAGGAATGCAAGGTTAAAAATGCAATGGTTCATATATTCAAATGAATTTTTAGTTTTAGCAGTAGCAATGTTTTTTGCATTGCTATCTCCTGGGCCTGATTTTGCAATGATTGTAAAACAAAGTGTTAGTTATGGAAGAAGAGCTTCTATATTTACAAGTATTGGAATAGGTTTAGGAATTTCAGTTCATATTGTTTATACACTTTTAGGAATAGGGCTAATTATTTCAAAGTCTATAATTTTATTTAATATAATCAAATATCTTGGTGCTGCTTATTTAATCTATATTGGATATAAAAGTTTAAAATCAAAAGGTATAAGTCTTCAAACAAATGAAGAAAAAGAAGTAGAAAAGATAAGTGATTTTAAATCTTTTTATTTAGGTTTTTTATGTAATGCTCTAAATCCAAAAGCTACACTTTTTTTCTTATCAATGTTCACAGTAATAATAAGTCCAAATACGCCACTTGATGTTCAAGCATTTTATGGATTATTCTGTATTTTAGCAACTACATGTTGGTTTCTGTTTTTATCACTAATTTTGAGTCATTTAAGAGTGAAAAACTTTCTTAGTTCATTTGGAAAATGGTTCGATAGAACGATTGGTATAGTTTTGATTTCATTAGGAATTAAAGTAGCGCTTAGTAAGTAAGAGTTTTATTGAGAATAAAAAAGGGAAGATTTTTATAATCTTCCCTTTTTTTGTTTAAAAAAAAATATTTACGCTAATGCGTTAAACATATCAGCTGTAACTTCTGAAACATCTTTTGTTCCATCAAGTTCCATAAATACACCCATTTTTGTATAGAAATCAATTAATGGTGCAGTTTGAGTATGATATGCTTCAAGTCTACTAATAACTGTTTCAGCGTTGTCATCTTTTCTGATGATTAATTCACCACCACAGTAGTCGCATTCATCTTCTTTTTTAGATGGATTAAATTCTACGTGAAATGATGCTCCACATTTAGAACATACTCTTCTTCCTGTAATTCTTCCAACAATTAATTCATCAGGAACATTTAAAGAGATTACTTTATCTAAAGAGATATTCATATTTGACATCAATTCACTTAAAGCTTCAGCTTGAGCTAGAGTTCTTGGGAAACCATCAAGAATAAAACCATTTTTACAGTCAGACTCTGCAAGTCTATCTTTGATAATACCAATAATAGTTGAATCAGGAACTAATTGACCTGCATCCATAAATTTTTTTGCTTCCATTCCCATATCAGTTTTATCAGCAATCGCAGCTCTTAAAATATCACCTGTTGAGATTTGTGGAATATTATACTTCTCAATTAAAAACTTTGCTTGAGTTCCTTTACCTGCACCTGGTGCTCCAAATAGCATTAAATTCATATTTCATTTCCTTAGTTTTTCTGTATTGTATAAAAAAAGGTTTTAATAACACATAAGGCTTAAACAGTACATAAAGAATTTAAATAGTTTTTGATACAATCATACCTTCAAAATTCAACTAAGGTCATAAATGAAAAAATTATTTTTAATCATCGGAGCACCAGGAAGTGGTAAAACTACAGATGCTGAATTAATAGCTTCAAAACATACTAATATTACACATTATTCAACAGGAGATATGTTTAGAGCTGAAGTTGCAAGTGGAAGTCAAAGAGGTGAAATAATTAATACTTATATTAGTGCTGGAAATATTGTGCCAATTGATATTGCAATTGAGACTATTTTAACAGCTATAAAAAAAACATCAACAGATGTGGTAATAATAGAT
Coding sequences:
- a CDS encoding LysE family translocator translates to MQWFIYSNEFLVLAVAMFFALLSPGPDFAMIVKQSVSYGRRASIFTSIGIGLGISVHIVYTLLGIGLIISKSIILFNIIKYLGAAYLIYIGYKSLKSKGISLQTNEEKEVEKISDFKSFYLGFLCNALNPKATLFFLSMFTVIISPNTPLDVQAFYGLFCILATTCWFLFLSLILSHLRVKNFLSSFGKWFDRTIGIVLISLGIKVALSK
- a CDS encoding YgiQ family radical SAM protein, yielding MNKPNKFLPTTKEEMKQRGWDELDVVLITGDAYIDSPFMGIAVVGRILEDIGLRVGIIGQPDVNSDVDIKRMGEPKLFWGVSGGSIDSMVSNYTATKKFRNSDDYTPGGKNNKRPDRATLVYTNLIRRYFKNTVPIVLGGIEASLRRLTHYDYWTNKLRKPILFDTKADYMVYGMGEQAIIDLGNYLKEGKDPRSIRGLCYISKEPVEEYLRIPSHQECLDDKEKYIDLFKAFYDNNDPVYSKGLYQEVDGRYLIQNPPSRHMEEEEMDKIASFPYQRDAHPYNAKDGKVKCLETIKFSIMTHHGCWGECNFCAIAAHQGRTIRTRSEKNILAEAKHFTTMRDFKGIISDVGGPTANMYGYECKKKINLGTCVDNKRCVDAHRLCRTMKVDHSRNIQLLKDIRAVPGIKKAFVASGVRYDLITADKKYGKEYLKEMIDHHISGQMKVAPEHTNDEVLHHMGKPGKQTLVDFKKMYDDLNKESGKKQFLTYYLIAAHPGCEEKHMHELKQFTTHELKMNPEQAQVFTPTPGTYSAVMYYTEMDPFTKKKIFVEKDQRRKERQKEIVVAKNAFASSNKKKSSSSGMQG
- a CDS encoding metal ABC transporter solute-binding protein, Zn/Mn family; the protein is MVKILFILFFPLFLSAKFQAITYFPLETHIVKKITQEEIKIREISTIYNNNYEELPFSEVSRFSNAKVFFHFGLDVEKKYEEVIKNRNPELIVVDLSLNIEKINNNPYIWTDPLLLRKIAQNLYESLVQIDKNKASLYKKNYEKFLEEIDNTYLKIKQKLSNSEVNTIYVLDDYWEYFAKRYRIKTIKKDKKFLHITEVPDLLKFTQKNGIKNLLFYDNYDHNIAVSISSNLDVKMIEDSIFKDKWQVNLFSLTEELIKNK
- a CDS encoding chemotaxis protein CheW; the encoded protein is MLNDIVNYKGINVRKEIYPIIKHIEDVEKYKDELGTLGSSWDMLALLGQLGDINIDIGKTKENFLNLTSTLLNHLSEEQIKKVTQEMNFKAQVAIDVLIRNLFERTADIGFLATDDDIRTFIQTFVSKYNDESLVLRQNIQKRFKEYVSKYSVYFDIVLVDTHGKVIVRLNDDIKVEKIDTSFVQKVLNSNDDYVETYKFHDFVPQYKKSLVYSYKVNKTNDSNSEHLGVLSLCFRFTDEMNGIFNNLIDAKNKECLLILDEEGFVIASSDKEHINLGAKLPIILNENYKLISFSGRDYIAKTCQTNGYQGFYGLKWYGHIMIPLEYAFLSNEFESLEVDSKIINAMMENEQHFSNELKEVFNKSKTIQDNLLRVIWNGNIAQSKLNSVNREFSKSLLNEIGITGNKANASLENLNQTVISSILKDSEFLSSLAIDIMDRNLYERANDCRWWALNSYFRESLDDYSSLNHKKDEISSILKYINDLYTVYTNLIIFDKNGKIIAVSNQKEDYLVGKILTQDWVEKTLMLKDTSKYSVSKFEKTNLYNNEPTYIYSSAIRSLKDERVIIGGIAVVFDSTPQFYAMLNETLPKDINGEKKEGVFAIFTDKNKQIIASSNDDLSVNSYLNIDDEFFKIKNAQNISKIIEFDGSYYSVAVKCSNGYREYKSRVDDYKNDVLCFVFIRIGKIDSYDFIENRKSRFSTSLKTKFTPTSVELATFNLGKRLLAVNARNVIESIGIEELQESIDMDKNNHFKGMVLYKEKLIAVLDIRDFVNEEITNEKLTNIILVEYDKDNIEHCVGLLVSSLENVSVVEEKSIQHIQNHFLGTGTLIESLVEIKDSEESKIAMLLDIKKIDENLTKKI
- a CDS encoding adenylate kinase; this encodes MNLMLFGAPGAGKGTQAKFLIEKYNIPQISTGDILRAAIADKTDMGMEAKKFMDAGQLVPDSTIIGIIKDRLAESDCKNGFILDGFPRTLAQAEALSELMSNMNISLDKVISLNVPDELIVGRITGRRVCSKCGASFHVEFNPSKKEDECDYCGGELIIRKDDNAETVISRLEAYHTQTAPLIDFYTKMGVFMELDGTKDVSEVTADMFNALA
- the aspS gene encoding aspartate--tRNA ligase yields the protein MRTHYCTDVTETKIGETVTVAGWVNSRRDHGGIIFIDLRDKSGLVQLVADPSDSKDALAIAETVRDEYVLIATGVVRARGEGLENPNLKTGKIEIVLKDLVIENKSKPMPFDINDEKVNDEIKLRNRFLELRSNKSFNIFQLRSKAAIQVRNTLDELGFLDVETPILTKSTPEGARDYLVPSRVHPGEFYALPQSPQLFKQLLMVAGFDRYFQIAKCFRDEDLRADRQPEFTQIDVEMSFCTQDDVIAVAERLIYDVFTKCGKTVPKTFRRMKYSEAMEKYGSDKPDLRFDMPLVDVIDIFANSTNEIFADIAKDKKNNRIKALKCKNGDNIFSKRQMKGFEDYVRKFGAKGLGYFQMKEDGLKGPLTKFFSDADLEEIVKVTELEVGDVVFFGAGAKKIVWDYMGRFRLFLASEMNIVPADALEFLWVVDFPMFEVEDGRTKALHHPFTMPKSLDNIDDLEEIESIAYDIVLNGTELGGGSIRIHKEEIQSKVFELMGISQEEAREKFGFLLDALQYGAPSHGGFAMGLDRMIMLLAGTDSIRDVIAFPKTQKAQCLLTQAPSSVDEEQLKELSIRLRKTVSDI
- a CDS encoding uracil-DNA glycosylase, with protein sequence MTKTVKNQVLKYLYNLKSFGYEYHEPLNFFTSEVKNFKLPNNLKDLKTSVEHCYLCELSKCRKNVLFGYGNLNAKIMFINDEPTKTEDELSTFYVGNSGELLSKMIENVLNIKKEDVYITTLVKCRSLNGATNSNMEVCNDYLLKQIELIKPKLIVALGEKSYSFLLNQNDNFSQIRGKELSFNSIPLIATFSPTFLLRNPSFKKDAYYDMLKVKSYMEDLC